One genomic window of bacterium includes the following:
- a CDS encoding aspartate aminotransferase family protein produces the protein MNPTDTLHRSATTYSNVSDDQIFDWETTYGANHYGRLHMVVRKAEGAWLTSLDDKKYLDCLSAYSAANPGHHHPKIVQALVDALNGHYASVISNVVYTDPLGFFLKKCATLVPQLGPRFGAKGNKVLAKNGGVESVETAIKLGRAYGHMAKGIPDGKQEIIVFGNNFHGRMITIVSFSTSEKYKVGFGPLTPGFVTVDFGDLEGVKKAVNKNTCAILVEPMQGEGGMYQPPAGFLQGLREIADANDLLLLFDEIQVGLGRTGKNFCFEHENVIPDAVILGKAISGGLVPLSVMVTNSHLMDLVFQPGRDGSTYGGYPLACVAGVAALDVLVEEKLSEKAATTGKILKEKILDVAKRSKHVKEVRGRGLFIGIEVNDGDAMNYCRQLLDLNVLANDSHGHTIRISPPLIITEKDVDYLVERLEKVLVG, from the coding sequence ATGAATCCAACCGACACCCTGCATCGCTCAGCCACGACGTATTCCAACGTCTCCGATGACCAGATCTTTGACTGGGAGACCACGTACGGCGCCAATCATTACGGCCGCCTTCATATGGTGGTCCGCAAAGCCGAAGGCGCCTGGCTTACCTCTCTGGATGACAAAAAGTATCTCGACTGCCTCTCTGCCTATTCCGCCGCTAACCCCGGCCATCATCATCCGAAGATCGTCCAGGCACTCGTTGATGCTCTCAATGGTCACTATGCCTCTGTTATTTCGAATGTCGTTTATACCGACCCGCTTGGCTTCTTCCTGAAAAAGTGCGCGACTCTCGTCCCGCAGCTTGGCCCCCGTTTTGGCGCCAAAGGGAACAAAGTCCTCGCCAAGAATGGCGGCGTTGAATCCGTCGAAACTGCCATCAAGCTCGGACGCGCCTATGGCCATATGGCTAAAGGGATCCCGGATGGCAAACAGGAGATCATCGTTTTCGGCAATAACTTCCATGGCCGCATGATCACCATCGTTTCGTTCTCTACCTCAGAAAAATACAAAGTAGGCTTCGGCCCGCTCACCCCCGGTTTCGTGACGGTTGATTTTGGCGACCTCGAAGGCGTCAAGAAGGCCGTAAACAAAAACACCTGCGCTATTCTGGTCGAACCGATGCAGGGCGAAGGCGGCATGTATCAGCCGCCGGCGGGATTCCTCCAGGGACTTCGCGAGATCGCCGATGCCAACGACCTGCTGTTGCTCTTCGATGAGATCCAGGTCGGCCTCGGACGTACCGGCAAGAACTTCTGCTTCGAGCATGAGAATGTCATCCCCGATGCCGTCATCCTCGGCAAAGCGATCTCCGGCGGTTTAGTCCCGCTTTCTGTCATGGTGACAAACTCTCACCTGATGGATCTGGTCTTCCAGCCGGGTCGCGATGGTTCCACCTACGGCGGTTACCCTCTCGCTTGTGTGGCTGGCGTTGCCGCTCTCGATGTCCTCGTAGAAGAAAAGCTCTCTGAAAAGGCCGCCACGACCGGCAAGATCCTCAAAGAGAAGATCCTTGATGTTGCCAAGCGTTCCAAGCATGTCAAAGAAGTCCGCGGACGCGGCCTCTTTATCGGGATCGAAGTCAACGATGGCGACGCCATGAACTACTGCCGTCAACTGCTCGATCTCAATGTCCTTGCGAACGACAGCCACGGCCATACGATCCGTATCTCCCCGCCGCTCATCATCACTGAGAAGGATGTCGACTATCTGGTCGAACGTCTCGAAAAAGTGCTGGTTGGTTAA